In Ogataea parapolymorpha DL-1 chromosome I, whole genome shotgun sequence, the following are encoded in one genomic region:
- a CDS encoding Conserved hypothetical secreted protein, which translates to MKLLSLLVSLAVAVSGAAAEPAAKPEIAKGDFKPTEEKPFDLRVEYLIKDKQTSPTELIAVENGETITIDYQFYNGEEDECTILGVGGKLISPVTGDTLYNITATNIGPLSVGSQEVVSFSQKIGIDLNPDSYLVVPSIYVVFKEQIMMLGSRNQLIQVDDPKISIFNPKLLVLEVILAASVGGIVYFLYTLFGASYFGTVKKDARKQKLPAAKPSKTAPAKVDESWLPETHLKTKRRTTRKN; encoded by the coding sequence ATGAAGCTGCTGTCATTACTCGTGTCCCTAGCCGTTGCCGTCTCAGGAGCCGCCGCAGAGCCTGCCGCAAAGCCGGAGATCGCCAAGGGCGACTTCAAGCCCACCGAAGAAAAACCTTTTGATTTGAGAGTCGAGTATCTTATCAAGGACAAGCAAACCTCGCCTACCGAGCTCATCGCCGTGGAAAATGGAGAGACCATCACGATCGACTACCAGTTCTATAATGGAGAGGAGGACGAGTGCACGATCCTGGGTGTGGGGGGCAAGTTGATCTCGCCTGTCACCGGTGACACGCTGTACAACATCACCGCAACCAACATTGGGCCATTGTCGGTGGGCAGCCAGGAGGTTGTGTCGTTCTCGCAGAAGATCGGCATTGACCTAAACCCAGACTCGTACCTGGTTGTTCCGTCGATTTATGTTGTGTTCAAGGAGCAAATCATGATGCTTGGTTCGAGAAACCAGCTCATCCAGGTCGACGACCCTAAGATCTCCATTTTCAACCCCAAGTTGCTAGTTTTGGAGGTCATCCTGGCCGCCTCGGTCGGAGGCATTGTGTACTTCCTGTACACGCTCTTTGGCGCCAGCTACTTTGGCACCGTCAAGAAGGACgccagaaaacagaaactgccgGCTGCCAAACCATCCAAGACGGCTCCTGCTAAGGTCGACGAGTCGTGGCTGCCAGAGACCCATCTCAAGACCAAGCGCAGAACTACCAGAAAGAACTAG
- a CDS encoding 2-isopropylmalate synthase → MLPNPSEKYKKFVPLKLPNRQWPDRTFEKPPRWLSTDLRDGNQSLPDPMSVEEKKIYFQKLLDIGFKEIEVAFPSASQIDFDFTRYCVENAPEDVSIQVLSPCRPELIKRTVESLSGAKKAIVHLYLATSDCFRDVVFGLSKEETLKLATECTKLVRSLTKDDPKQKDTVWSYEFSPETFSDSDPDYVLEVCESVKAAWGPSKENPIIFNLPATVEMSTPNVYADQIEYFCTHISNRDTVCVSLHPHNDRGCAVGAAELAQLAGADRVEGCLFGNGERTGNVDLVTLALNLYTQGIHPNLDFSDMKSVIDVVEKCNKIPVHARAPYGGQLVVCAFSGSHQDAIKKGFERRKDKKGIWQIPYLPLDPQDIGRTYEAIIRVNSQSGKGGASWIILRNMELDLPRGLQISFSKVVQDATEKKGRELKANEIMDLFKNEYLLYNYEDGENLKPAGNLFKLDNYYLGNKDKKTRQLVVDMSNYDGTISYKVLGEGNGPISAFVNGLNTQFKSKFEVINYHEHSLGSDSNSKAAAYINCKVDDKHLIWGVGINEDVSTASFNSLLSVINQAIRKGVIKEMNV, encoded by the coding sequence ATGCTTCCCAATCCTTCTGAAAAGTACAAGAAGTTTGTGCCTTTGAAGCTCCCCAATAGACAATGGCCAGATAGAACGTTCGAGAAACCTCCGCGCTGGCTGTCCACCGACCTCAGAGATGGAAATCAGTCTCTTCCTGATCCGATGTCTGttgaggagaaaaagatctatttccagaaactgcttgaCATCGGATTCAAAGAGATCGAGGTCGCCTTCCCGTCAGCCTCGCAGATCGATTTCGATTTCACCAGATATTGTGTTGAAAATGCCCCAGAGGACGTCTCTATCCAGGTTCTTTCTCCGTGCCGTccagagctgatcaaacGCACTGTCGAGTCGCTTTCTGGAGCTAAAAAAGCCATTGTCCACTTGTACTTGGCCACCTCTGACTGCTTCCGTGATGTTGTGTTTGGCTTGTCGAAAGAAGAGACGTTGAAGCTTGCTACGGAATGCACTAAGTTGGTGAGAAGTCTCACTAAGGACGATCCGAAGCAAAAAGACACCGTCTGGTCGTACGAGTTCTCGCCAGAGACGTTTAGTGACAGCGACCCGGACTATGTTTTGGAGGTCTGCGAGAGTGTTAAGGCTGCTTGGGGCCCAAGTAAGGAAAATCCTATCATTTTCAACCTCCCTGCCACCGTCGAGATGTCGACGCCAAACGTGTATGCTGACCAGATTGAGTACTTTTGCACGCACATATCCAACAGAGATACCGTTTGTGTGTCTCTCCACCCACATAACGACCGTGGGTGTGCCGTTGGTGCGGCAGAGCTTGCGCAGCTTGCTGGTGCCGACAGAGTCGAGGGGTGTCTTTTTGGAAACGGAGAGCGGACTGGCAATGTCGACTTGGTCACTCTGGCTCTGAATCTGTACACACAGGGGATCCATCCGAACCTGGACTTTTCAGACATGAAATCTGTGATTGATGTGGTGGAAAAATGCAACAAAATCCCTGTGCATGCTCGTGCCCCTTACGGCGGACAGTTGGTGGTCTGTGCCTTTTCCGGCTCTCACCAGGATGCTATCAAGAAAGGTTtcgagagaagaaaagacaAGAAGGGCATCTGGCAGATTCCGTATCTTCCGTTGGATCCACAAGATATCGGCAGAACCTACGAGGCCATCATCCGTGTCAATTCGCAATCTGGAAAGGGCGGTGCCTCGTGGATCATTTTGCGCAACATGGAGCTCGATCTTCCTCGTGGCCTGCAAATAAGTTTCTCGAAAGTGGTCCAGGATGCCACCGAGAAGAAGGGAAGAGAGCTCAAGGCAAACGAGATCATGGAtctgttcaagaacgagtATCTGCTCTACAACTACGAGGACGGCGAAAATCTCAAGCCGGCGGGCAACTTGTTCAAATTGGACAACTACTATCTCGGTAATAAGGACAAGAAAACCAGACAGTTGGTGGTCGACATGTCGAATTACGACGGAACTATTTCGTACAAAGTTCTGGGAGAGGGTAACGGACCTATCTCTGCGTTTGTGAACGGTTTGAACACACAATTCAAGTCGAAGTTCGAGGTGATTAACTACCACGAGCATTCTCTGGGTTCTGACTCCAACTCCAAGGCAGCAGCCTACATCAACTGTAAGGTTGACGACAAGCACCTCATTTGGGGTGTTGGTATCAACGAGGATGTCAGCACTGCCAGTTTCAACTCTCTGTTGAGTGTCATCAACCAAGCCATCCGCAAAGGTgtgatcaaggagatgaACGTgtga
- a CDS encoding Kinesin-related motor protein involved in mitotic spindle positioning: MSNLSTPIRASSSLGSTGSQTYQGTIKVSVRPRPLSETASSTGSWNINKQGNMIANVEAGEFQYDNVFLPDADNSEVYRDVVEPVLEKCLQGYNGTVFAYGMTGSGKTHSMQGSESENGLIQLCATELFRKLNAEFNAFKVGCSYLEIYNEKLIDLLNFDGPAAEDLRIRDDPTFGVRVVGLSEHWVASEKELIEVFERGDSVRKTSCTDFNDRSSRSHAVLLMRVEMKQDSSTRHSTLCLCDLAGSEKASSQTERRKEGAFINKSLLALSTVIQKLSQGSFNHIPYRDSKLTRLLQPSLSGESIVSILCTIHLSSSTLTETINTLRFAARAKNILMNVRKNEQQDTEKDRYEQLVRENERQKQEIEDLKREQVGKRLWSGSDDESVAQLTAENRILNERLEHLKRLHDTESIQSAMECQENLQQLLQFDVSDPKFSEIVASLERQYKMQICQIEEMKSYISHLENQLRRQMSGSKSGTSVVGSTSDKDEEIADLKRQLKSKDSIISALRQSTRVRETINGGVERREKLFLRPIENTVAVQKEHLKGQH; this comes from the coding sequence atGTCAAACTTGAGCACTCCAATAAGAGCTAGCAGCTCGCTTGGATCGACCGGTTCACAGACCTACCAGGGAACTATCAAGGTTTCTGTGAGACCCCGTCCTTTGAGCGAAACAGCAAGCTCAACTGGAAGCTGGAACATCAACAAACAGGGCAACATGATAGCCAACGTTGAAGCCGGAGAATTCCAGTACGACAACGTGTTTCTGCCGGACGCAGACAACAGCGAGGTCTATAGAGACGTTGTGGAGCCTGTGCTTGAGAAATGTCTCCAAGGTTACAACGGGACAGTTTTCGCGTATGGTATGACGGGATCGGGAAAAACGCACTCCATGCAGGGCTCAGAGTCAGAAAACGGGCTCATTCAGCTCTGTGCCACAGAGCTGTTTCGCAAACTTAACGCGGAGTTCAATGCGTTCAAAGTCGGCTGTTCCTACCTGGAGATTTACAATGAGAAACTAATAGATTTGTTAAATTTCGACGGCCCAGCAGCGGAGGACCTCAGAATACGGGACGACCCGACTTTTGGGGTGCGTGTGGTGGGACTGAGTGAGCACTGGGTTGCCAgcgagaaagagctgatcGAAGTGTTTGAGCGCGGAGACTCGGTGAGGAAAACAAGCTGCACAGATTTTAATGACAGGTCGTCGCGGTCGCACGCCGTTCTGCTGATGCGTGTCGAGATGAAACAGGACAGCAGCACGCGGCATTCCACTTTGTGTCTGTGCGATCTTGCCGGTTCAGAGAAGGCATCGTCTCAGACCGAACGTCGCAAGGAGGGAGCgttcatcaacaagtcATTGCTCGCGCTGAGCACAGTGATTCAGAAGCTGTCGCAGGGCTCCTTCAACCATATTCCATACAGGGATTCCAAATTGACAAGACTATTGCAGCCGTCATTGAGCGGCGAGTCCATTGTCTCCATCCTGTGCACGATCCATCTTTCAAGCAGCACATTAACAGAGACAATCAACACACTGCGTTTTGCAGCGCGcgcaaaaaatattctAATGAACGTGAGAAAGAATGAGCAGCAGGACACAGAGAAAGACCGAtacgagcagctggtccgCGAAAACGAGCGACAGAAACAAGAGATCGAGGACCTCAAGCGCGAGCAAGTGGGAAAACGGCTTTGGAGCGGCTCGGACGATGAGTCTGTGGCCCAGTTGACCGCAGAAAATCGAATATTAAATGAGAGACTGGAGCACCTGAAGCGGCTGCATGATACAGAAAGCATCCAGTCGGCCATGGAATGTCAGGAaaatttgcagcagctgctaCAATTCGACGTCTCGGACCCCAAGTTCTCCGAGATCGTGGCCAGTCTCGAGAGACAATACAAGATGCAGATCTGccagatcgaggagatGAAGTCATACATTTCGCACCTGGAAAACCAGCTAAGGCGGCAGATGAGCGGTTCGAAGTCTGGCACCAGCGTTGTGGGCAGCACTAGCGACAAGGACGAAGAGATTGCGGATCTCAAACGGCAGCTCAAGAGCAAGGATTCCATAATCAGCGCGTTGCGGCAGTCTACAAGGGTGCGCGAGACCATCAACGGCGGAGTCGAGCGACGCGAAAAGCTGTTCCTACGGCCGATCGAAAATACCGTTGCGGTGCAAAAAGAGCATCTCAAAGGACAGCACTAA
- a CDS encoding Calcium-transporting ATPase 1: MASDNPYASKLTDSTTDIELSRMDQFEDGLSTRYAGKTVEETVQELDTDASKGLCNQNDIVYRRSVHGVNEMVNEEEESLFIKFVSTFYGDPMILLLIGSAGISFYMGNLDDAISITAAVLIVVTVGFVQEYRSEKSLEALNKLVPELAHLTRNGTTETVMASTLVPGDLVHFQVGDRIPADVRLTEAVHLTIDESNLTGETNPISKNLDVVTKPMPSIGERTNIAFMGTLVRDGHGSGIVIATSHKTALGGVHSMLSSIEKPKTPLQNAMGKLGQQLSFFSFAVIGIIGIIGVIEGRSWLDMFQISVCLAVAAIPEGLPIIVAVTLALGVLRMAKQRAIVKKLPSVETLGSVNVICSDKTGTLTQNHMTISKVWTVDMKNSHLNLEKKDDVSASLTKDVKYMLETGNLCNNAKYSVEKEKYLGNPTDIAIIESLSKFGMEDLRNTRVRSSELPFNSSRKYMAISSHFGDKAKSETFAKGAIEKIVGMSKMYYAKDGEIKPLTEEVTKLIFKMADELASDGLRVLGFARNSKAFDKEPSDLVFCGLMGMNDPPRPQVSQSIASLIRGGVHVIMITGDSEVTATNIARKIGMPLSDPERSVLNGDKIDSMSEEDLADAIQSVSVFARTTPEHKVSIVRALQMRGDIVAMTGDGVNDAPALKLADIGIAMGKNGTDVAKEAADMVLTDDDFSTILHAIREGKGIFNNIQNFLTFQLSTSVAALSLIAVSTLFNLPNPLNAMQILWINILMDGPPAQSLGVEPVDQEVMNKPPRPRSERILTAAVLKRVLVAAFCIIVGTMYVYVREMKDSVTRRDTTMTFTCFVLFDMFNALSCRSYTKSVFQLGLKNSMFNYAVGGSLLGQLCAIYVPFFQSIFQTESLSFGDLVYLVMITSSVWIVDEVRKYLRRKNAGYSYGYSTSV; this comes from the coding sequence ATGGCTTCGGATAATCCCTACGCCAGCAAACTGACCGATTCTACTACGGACATCGAGCTGTCCCGGATGGACCAGTTCGAGGACGGCCTATCCACCAGATACGCCGGCAAGACCGTGGAGGAAACCGTTCAAGAACTAGACACAGATGCGAGCAAGGGACTGTGCAATCAGAACGATATTGTGTACAGGCGATCTGTTCATGGAGTCAATGAGATGGTTaatgaggaggaggagtctCTGTTTATTAAATTCGTGTCGACGTTCTACGGCGATCCGATGATCTTGCTGTTGATCGGGTCTGCTGGCATCAGTTTTTACATGGGCAATCTGGACGACGCCATCAGTATCACGGCGGCTGTGTTGATTGTTGTGACTGTCGGATTTGTCCAGGAATACCGCTCGGAGAAGAGCTTGGAGGCCCTGAACAAGCTCGTTCCAGAATTGGCGCATCTAACGAGAAACGGCACCACAGAGACGGTGATGGCCTCAACGCTGGTTCCGGGCGACCTGGTGCATTTCCAGGTCGGCGACCGGATACCGGCCGACGTGAGGCTCACAGAGGCTGTCCACCTGACCATAGACGAAAGCAATCTCACCGGCGAAACGAACCCGATCTCCAAAAATCTGGACGTGGTCACCAAACCTATGCCTAGCATTGGAGAGAGAACCAACATTGCATTCATGGGAACGCTGGTCAGAGACGGCCACGGGTCGGGAATCGTCATTGCCACGAGCCACAAGACTGCTCTTGGCGGGGTGCACTCAATGCTATCTTCTATCGAGAAACCTAAGACGCCGCTGCAGAACGCTATGGGCAAGCTGGGTCAACAGCTTTcatttttcagttttgCGGTGATTGGCATCATCGGCATCATTGGCGTGATCGAGGGCCGTTCGTGGCTCGACATGTTCCAGATCAGCGTCTGTTTGGCTGTTGCTGCCATTCCAGAAGGTTTGCCCATCATCGTTGCCGTGACTCTTGCGTTGGGTGTGCTCAGAATGGCCAAGCAACGTGCAATCGTCAAGAAATTACCTAGCGTCGAGACTCTGGGCTCGGTCAACGTCATCTGCTCGGACAAGACGGGAACGCTGACACAGAACCACATGACCATCAGCAAGGTCTGGACCGTCGACATGAAAAATTCGCATTTGAACctagaaaaaaaagacgacGTGTCTGCTAGCCTGACCAAAGATGTGAAATACATGCTTGAGACAGGAAACCTGTGCAACAACGCCAAGTATTCGGTCGAGAAGGAAAAATACCTTGGAAACCCTACCGACATCGCCATTATCGAGTCTCTATCCAAGTTTGGCATGGAAGATCTGCGAAACACCAGAGTCCGCTCGAGTGAGTTGCCATTCAACTCTAGCCGCAAATACATGGCGATCTCGTCGCACTTTGGTGACAAGGCCAAGAGCGAGACGTTTGCAAAGGGTGCCATCGAAAAAATCGTGGGCATGTCCAAAATGTACTACGCCAAGGACGGCGAGATCAAACCGCTCACAGAGGAAGTGacaaaattaattttcaaGATGGctgacgagctggccagcGACGGGCTGCGTGTGCTTGGATTTGCCAGAAACTCAAAGGCCTTCGACAAGGAGCCATCCGACCTTGTTTTCTGCGGCCTCATGGGAATGAACGACCCGCCCCGTCCACAGGTGAGCCAGTCGATTGCCTCGCTCATCAGAGGAGGCGTCCACGTGATCATGATCACGGGCGACAGCGAGGTCACGGCGACCAACATCGCGCGCAAGATCGGCATGCCACTGAGCGACCCGGAACGCAGCGTTCTTAATGGAGACAAAATCGACTCGATGTCTGAGGAGGACCTGGCTGACGCGATCCAGTCCGTGTCTGTGTTTGCCAGAACGACTCCAGAGCACAAGGTGTCTATTGTCCGTGCGTTGCAAATGCGTGGCGACATTGTGGCCATGACTGGAGATGGCGTGAACGACGCCCCTGCACTCAAGCTGGCCGATATTGGCATTGCCATGGGCAAGAACGGCACAGACGTTGCCAAGGAGGCCGCAGACATGGTTTTgaccgacgacgacttcaGCACCATTTTGCACGCCATAAGAGAAGGAAAGGGCattttcaacaacatcCAGAACTTCCTCACATTCCAGCTGTCGACGTCTGTGGCTGCTCTTTCTCTGATTGCCGTTTCGACGCTTTTCAACCTGCCTAATCCCCTCAACGCCATGCAGATTCTATGGATCAACATTTTGATGGATGGCCCCCCTGCACAGTCGCTTGGTGTCGAGCCTGTGGATCAGGAGGTCATGAACAAGCCACCTAGACCAAGGTCCGAGAGGATCCTGACCGCTGCTGTGTTGAAGAGAGTCTTGGTCGCTGCTTTCTGCATCATCGTTGGAACCATGTACGTCTACGTCCGCGAAATGAAGGATTCTGTCACGAGACGCGACACCACGATGACATTCACGTGCTTTGTCCTCTTTGACATGTTCAACGCTCTCTCGTGCCGTTCGTACACAAAGTCTGTTTTCCAACTCGGCCTCAAGAACTCCATGTTCAACTACGCCGTTGGCGGCTCGCTGCTCGGCCAGCTGTGTGCTATCTACGTGCCGTTCTTCCAGTCGATTTTCCAGACCGAGTCGCTTAGCTTCGGCGACCTTGTGTACCTCGTGATGATCACCAGCTCTGTCTGGATCGTGGACGAGGTCCGCAAGTACCTCAGACGCAAAAATGCGGGTTACTCATACGGTTACTCGACGTCTGTCTAG
- a CDS encoding ATP-dependent RNA helicase DBP4 encodes MAKVKKKHTREEQKRLAALAAKELEQLKQQIEELPLEQAKSFTKFDDLPLTKNTLRGVKESSYVTMTDIQRDSIPLALKGHDILGAAKTGSGKTLAFLIPVIEKLVHENWNEFDGVGALIISPTRELAMQIYEVLLKIGKHHSFSAGLVIGGKDYEFEKERIGKMNILIGTPGRLLQHMDQSATLNLTNLQILVLDEADRILDLGFKKTLDDIISNLPPERQSLLFSATQTKSVQDLARLSLVNPEYVNASSDTSSTPESLEQSYVVIRLQDKLDILWSFIKSHLDSKILVFVSSSKQVHFIYEAFRKLQPGISLMKLHGRQKQKARMETTFKFTESRHCCLFATDVVARGLDFPAIDWVVQLDCPEDVATYIHRVGRSARAGRAGKSLLMLTPSEEEPFVKRLESKKIAPKKLNIRNSKKKSIRDQIQSLCFKSPDLKYLGQKAFISYVKSVYIQKDKEVFDVKQLPLDEFAKSLGLPGTPKIKMVAGDEELAKQKQKKNASRQLSLLAKADENGEVEAKKTRTKYDKMFERQNQGVLSEHYLKLNVDAQTEDDDDFLAVKRKDHELQDLPTLEANTSKRAMKKALSKKLAAKARGSGTKLVFDDEGKAHPIYELEDEEEFHKEGPAEKLKEEFVNEEKKAMEAADVEDKDIVKRKRREKKIRRKELEKMELEQDYSESEPDLEADLEISSDSEDERPAKKPKWFEKHEPKTEREPEVIEYEQPETLEDLEALTEKLIHGE; translated from the coding sequence ATGGCAAAGGTCAAAAAGAAGCATACACgggaggagcagaaaagGCTAGCCGCTCTTGCCGCtaaagagctggagcagttgAAGCAACAGATCGAAGAGTTGCCTCTTGAGCAGGCCAAATCGTTCACAAAGTTTGATGATCTACCGCTCACTAAAAATACCCTTCGAGGAGTGAAGGAGAGCAGTTATGTCACAATGACTGACATTCAGCGCGATTCGATTCCCCTTGCCTTGAAGGGACATGATATACTCGGTGCTGCAAAGACGGGGTCGGGCAAAACACTTGCTTTTTTGATCCCAGTGATCGAGAAGCTTGTGCACGAAAATTGGAACGAGTTCGACGGAGTGGGAGCATTAATTATTTCTCCAACCAGAGAGCTTGCCATGCAGATTTACGAGGTGCTACTGAAGATTGGAAAACATCACAGTTTTTCAGCCGGACTGGTGATTGGAGGAAAAGATTATGAATTTGAGAAGGAAAGAATTGGCAAGATGAATATCTTGATAGGTACCCCTGGACGTCTATTGCAACACATGGACCAGTCTGCCACGCTTAATCTTACTAATTTACAAATTTTGGTTCTTGACGAGGCCGACAGAATTCTAGATCTTGGATTCAAGAAGACGCTGGACGACATTATTAGCAATCTGCCACCAGAACGCCAGTCCCTTCTATTTTCCGCTACACAGACCAAGTCAGTGCAGGATTTGGCTCGACTTTCTCTTGTGAACCCAGAATACGTGAACGCAAGCTCCGACACGAGCTCCACTCCCGAATCACTAGAGCAATCCTACGTGGTGATACGGCTTCAAGACAAGCTGGATATTCTATGGAGTTTTATCAAGTCGCACCTTGATAGCAAAATTCTGGTGTTTGTTTCGTCTTCAAAACAAGTGCATTTCATCTACGAGGCTTTCCGGAAGCTGCAACCGGGAATTTCGCTCATGAAGCTGCATGGACGGCAGAAGCAAAAGGCCAGAATGGAGACCACATTTAAGTTCACAGAAAGCCGCCATTGCTGTCTGTTTGCCACGGACGTGGTTGCGCGTGGACTCGACTTTCCTGCCATCGACTGGGTGGTCCAGCTGGACTGTCCCGAAGACGTGGCTACATACATACATCGTGTTGGCCGGTCGGCGAGGGCAGGTCGTGCCGGAAAGTCCCTGTTGATGCTGACTCCCAGCGAGGAAGAACCTTTCGTGAAGAGGCTAGAAAGCAAGAAGATCGCTCCAaagaagctcaacatcCGCAAttccaagaaaaaaagtatCCGCGACCAGATCCAATCTCTCTGCTTCAAAAGTCCGGATCTGAAATATTTGGGCCAAAAGGCTTTTATTTCATATGTCAAATCTGTGTACATACAGAAGGACAAGGAGGTGTTTGACGTGAAGCAGCTTCCTCTGgacgagtttgccaagTCTCTGGGATTGCCTGGGACGCCGAAAATTAAGATGGTTGCAGGGGACGAGGAACTGGCTAAAcagaagcagaaaaagaacgcATCGCGTCAGCTCAGCCTACTGGCCAAAGCGGACGAGAACGGTGAGGTGGAAGccaagaaaacaagaacGAAATACGACAAGATGTTTGAGCGGCAGAACCAGGGTGTTCTTTCGGAACACTATCTCAAACTGAACGTGGATGCACAAACAgaggacgatgatgacTTTTTGGCAGTGAAACGAAAGGACCACGAACTGCAGGATCTGCCTACTTTGGAGGCGAACACGTCGAAAAGGGCCATGAAAAAGGCATTGTcgaagaagctggctgcCAAGGCTCGTGGATCGGGCACAAAGctggtgtttgacgacgagggAAAAGCGCATCCGATCtacgagctggaggacgaggaggagttcCATAAGGAAGGTCCAGCCgagaagttgaaggaggagtttgtgaacgaggagaaaaaggcaATGGAGGCTGCCGACGTGGAGGACAAGGATATAGTGAAGAGAAAACggagagagaaaaaaatcagaagaaaagagctggagaaaatggagctggagcaagaTTACAGCGAGAGTGAGCCCGACTTGGAGGCAGATCTGGAGATTTCGAGCGATAGTGAGGATGAACGGCCGGCAAAGAAGCCAAAGTGGTTCGAGAAGCACGAGCCAAAGACAGAGAGGGAGCCGGAAGTGATAGAATACGAACAGCCAGAGACCTTGGAGGATCTGGAGGCATTGACAGAGAAACTGATTCACGGAGAATAA